In Actinomyces weissii, a genomic segment contains:
- a CDS encoding DUF3024 domain-containing protein — MALPEAEVATIRRWCEELAPAREQGRLRLELATANTHATIFQVEPLPDGRPWRRPLARLRYIKYARMWSLYWVDRRGHFHEHRLPPVADVQVLLDHLASQEDPAFCH, encoded by the coding sequence ATGGCCCTCCCTGAAGCTGAAGTCGCGACCATCCGCCGCTGGTGCGAGGAGCTGGCGCCTGCACGGGAGCAGGGGCGGCTCAGGCTGGAGCTGGCCACAGCCAACACGCACGCCACCATCTTCCAGGTGGAGCCCCTGCCGGACGGACGCCCCTGGCGCAGGCCCTTGGCCAGGCTGCGCTACATCAAGTACGCGCGCATGTGGTCGCTCTACTGGGTGGACCGCCGCGGGCACTTCCATGAGCACCGCCTGCCGCCCGTCGCCGACGTACAGGTGCTCCTGGACCACCTGGCCTCCCAGGAGGACCCAGCGTTCTGCCACTGA
- a CDS encoding ribonucleoside triphosphate reductase, with amino-acid sequence METTVNASTPHADPSLVAVGSADSAVANGSRPTIDAVATITEYLDRSDWRVNANANQGYSLGGMMLNTSGKVVANYWLSQVYPQAAGDAHREGDIHIHDLDMFAGYCAGWSLKSLLQQGFNGVPGKIACNPPRHFSSAVGQIVNFLGTLQNEWAGAQAFSSFDTYMAPFVRLDHMSYEQVLQCMQELIFNLNVPSRWGTQTPFTNLTFDWTCPADLAQEQPLIGDELCDFTYGDLAEEMAMINRAFMEVMTTGDADGRVFTFPIPTYNITKDFDWDSPNADLLFTMTAKYGLPYFQNFINSELDPGMIRSMCCRLQLDLRELLKRGNGLFGSAEQTGSVGVVTVNMARLGYLHAGDEAALTAALDRLLDLAKETLELKRTVIQHHIDAGLFPFTKRWLGTLDNHFSTIGVNGMNEMVRNFTADAYDLTDPRGHALCVRLLDHVRAKMVELQESTGHLYNLEATPAEGTTYRFAKEDRKRFPGILQAGTPDNPYYTNSSQLPVGYTDDPFLAQEMQEELQTKYTGGTVLHLYMNEHVSSAAACKELVRRSLTAFRSPYITITPTFSICPNHGYLAGEHRFCGKCAALHPDAAPVECEVWTRVMGYFRPVQSFNIGKKGEYAERTMFTEAAAAGHGAVTSRLTALSA; translated from the coding sequence ATGGAGACCACCGTGAACGCCAGCACCCCTCACGCCGACCCCAGCCTCGTCGCCGTCGGCTCCGCCGACTCCGCCGTCGCCAACGGCTCCCGACCCACCATCGACGCCGTCGCCACCATCACCGAGTACCTGGACCGCTCCGACTGGCGCGTCAACGCCAACGCCAACCAGGGCTACTCCCTGGGCGGCATGATGCTCAACACCTCCGGCAAGGTCGTGGCCAACTACTGGCTCTCCCAGGTCTACCCCCAGGCCGCCGGGGACGCCCACCGCGAGGGCGACATCCACATCCACGACCTGGACATGTTCGCCGGGTACTGTGCCGGCTGGTCCCTCAAGTCCCTGCTGCAGCAGGGCTTCAACGGCGTGCCCGGCAAGATCGCCTGCAACCCGCCCCGCCACTTCTCCTCCGCGGTGGGCCAGATCGTCAACTTCCTGGGCACCCTGCAGAACGAGTGGGCCGGGGCGCAGGCATTCAGCTCCTTCGACACCTACATGGCTCCCTTCGTGCGCCTGGACCACATGAGCTACGAGCAGGTGCTCCAGTGCATGCAGGAGCTCATCTTCAACCTCAACGTCCCCTCCCGCTGGGGCACCCAGACGCCCTTCACCAACCTCACCTTCGACTGGACCTGCCCCGCCGACCTCGCCCAGGAGCAGCCCCTGATCGGTGACGAGCTGTGCGACTTCACCTACGGGGACCTGGCTGAGGAGATGGCCATGATCAACCGCGCCTTCATGGAGGTCATGACCACCGGGGACGCTGACGGGCGCGTCTTCACCTTCCCGATCCCCACCTACAACATCACCAAGGACTTCGACTGGGACAGCCCCAACGCGGACCTGCTGTTCACCATGACCGCCAAGTACGGCCTGCCCTACTTCCAGAACTTCATCAACTCCGAGCTGGACCCAGGCATGATCCGCTCCATGTGCTGCCGCCTCCAGCTGGACCTGCGCGAGCTGCTCAAGCGCGGCAACGGCCTGTTCGGTTCCGCCGAGCAGACCGGCAGCGTCGGCGTCGTCACCGTGAACATGGCCCGCCTGGGGTACCTGCACGCGGGGGACGAGGCCGCCCTCACCGCCGCCCTGGACCGCCTGCTCGACCTGGCCAAGGAGACCCTGGAGCTCAAGCGCACCGTGATCCAGCACCACATCGACGCCGGGCTGTTCCCCTTCACCAAGCGCTGGCTGGGCACCCTGGACAACCACTTCTCCACCATCGGCGTCAACGGCATGAACGAGATGGTCCGCAACTTCACCGCCGACGCCTACGACCTGACCGACCCGCGCGGCCACGCCCTGTGCGTGCGCCTCCTGGACCACGTGCGCGCCAAGATGGTGGAGCTCCAGGAGTCCACCGGCCACCTGTACAACCTGGAGGCCACCCCCGCCGAGGGCACCACCTACCGCTTCGCCAAGGAGGACCGCAAGCGCTTCCCCGGTATCCTGCAGGCCGGTACCCCGGACAACCCCTACTACACCAACTCCTCCCAGCTGCCGGTGGGCTACACGGACGACCCCTTCCTGGCCCAGGAGATGCAGGAGGAGCTGCAGACCAAGTACACCGGCGGCACCGTCCTGCACCTGTACATGAACGAGCACGTCTCCTCCGCGGCGGCCTGCAAGGAGCTGGTGCGCCGCTCCCTGACTGCCTTCCGCAGCCCGTACATCACCATCACCCCCACCTTCTCCATCTGCCCCAACCACGGCTACCTGGCTGGTGAGCACCGGTTCTGCGGCAAGTGCGCCGCCCTGCACCCCGACGCCGCACCGGTGGAGTGCGAGGTGTGGACCCGAGTCATGGGCTACTTCCGGCCCGTGCAGTCCTTCAACATCGGCAAGAAGGGCGAGTACGCCGAGCGCACCATGTTCACCGAGGCTGCCGCTGCCGGGCACGGGGCCGTCACCTCCCGGCTGACGGCGCTCAGCGCCTGA
- a CDS encoding anaerobic ribonucleoside-triphosphate reductase activating protein: MRGPGDDDAAPPDSPTAPAGVGAAPPDAASARPADALVIAGLVPLSTVDWPGHLVATVFTQGCPWNCFYCHNHALIPTRVPGTVPWAAVRELLGRRHGLLDGVVLTGGEALRQDCLADAVREVVEAGFQVGLHTAGCYPRRLADLVASGLLSWVGLDVKALPAHYPAVVGRPNSGQKAWESLDVLLAAQGEGGPDFEVRTTVVPGDVTAADALEVARRCRDLGVRAYALQQARTQGAPEGFTAVAPGWDAQCERLAAQIEALGFERFEYRPA, translated from the coding sequence ATGAGAGGACCCGGCGACGACGACGCCGCGCCCCCGGACTCCCCGACGGCGCCCGCGGGCGTGGGTGCGGCTCCACCGGACGCGGCCAGCGCCCGCCCGGCCGACGCCCTGGTGATAGCCGGGCTCGTGCCGCTGAGCACCGTGGACTGGCCCGGCCACCTGGTGGCCACGGTCTTCACCCAGGGCTGCCCCTGGAACTGCTTCTACTGCCACAACCACGCGCTCATCCCTACCCGCGTGCCCGGCACGGTCCCCTGGGCGGCGGTGCGCGAGCTGCTGGGCCGCCGCCACGGCCTGCTCGACGGCGTCGTACTCACCGGCGGGGAGGCGCTGCGCCAGGACTGCCTGGCCGACGCCGTCCGCGAGGTGGTGGAGGCGGGGTTCCAGGTGGGGCTGCACACCGCGGGCTGCTACCCGCGCCGCCTGGCGGACCTGGTCGCCTCCGGCCTGCTGAGCTGGGTGGGGCTGGACGTCAAGGCCCTGCCGGCGCACTACCCGGCGGTGGTGGGGCGGCCTAACAGCGGCCAGAAGGCCTGGGAGTCGCTGGACGTGCTGCTGGCTGCCCAGGGGGAGGGCGGCCCGGACTTCGAGGTGCGCACCACGGTGGTGCCCGGCGACGTCACCGCCGCGGACGCCCTGGAGGTGGCCCGGCGCTGCCGCGACCTGGGGGTGCGGGCCTACGCCTTGCAGCAGGCGCGCACGCAGGGCGCACCGGAGGGCTTTACGGCAGTGGCCCCCGGTTGGGACGCCCAGTGCGAGCGCCTGGCAGCACAGATAGAGGCGCTGGGCTTCGAGCGCTTCGAGTACCGGCCGGCTTGA
- a CDS encoding DUF2938 domain-containing protein, giving the protein MAQAAVVGAGATVVMDVGAELLRRTRGTRSLDYALVGRWVGHMPRGKVAHRSIREAEPVPSEKLIGWTAHYVIGTGIAVILVAARPAWLERPTLVPALVAGVGTVAAPWFLMQPAFGMGVAGSRTPDPAAVRIGSLRAHTLYGLGLWVCGRAARAVRR; this is encoded by the coding sequence ATGGCGCAGGCGGCGGTTGTCGGTGCCGGTGCCACGGTGGTCATGGACGTCGGGGCAGAGCTGCTGCGCCGCACCCGCGGCACCAGGTCCCTCGACTACGCACTGGTGGGCAGGTGGGTGGGGCACATGCCGCGCGGCAAAGTCGCCCACCGGTCGATCCGGGAGGCTGAGCCGGTACCCAGTGAGAAGCTGATCGGCTGGACGGCGCACTACGTGATCGGGACGGGCATCGCCGTCATCTTGGTGGCCGCCAGGCCCGCGTGGCTGGAGCGTCCCACTCTCGTTCCGGCGCTGGTGGCCGGGGTGGGGACGGTCGCCGCACCCTGGTTCCTGATGCAGCCGGCCTTCGGGATGGGGGTGGCGGGTTCCAGGACCCCTGACCCCGCCGCCGTTAGGATAGGCAGCCTACGTGCTCATACCCTCTACGGGCTCGGGCTGTGGGTCTGCGGGCGTGCGGCTCGGGCTGTGCGGCGCTGA
- a CDS encoding helix-turn-helix domain-containing protein gives MAAARGVGIRLRAARHARQLTLKEVAQATGLCVSTLSRLESGKRQASLALVVPLVDLYQISLDALIDEHPSERPRMSLPVVVQRRDSIVLPLTQAARGQRCSKMLLPATRCVPRLCQHEGTEWLCVLSGRLRLVVGDQDLLLEAGESAEFDTRLPHWFGTDGRGPVEILSMPGRQGRHRRVAAPASAPYASAPHSPSRTPADPQPEPVEGMST, from the coding sequence ATGGCGGCAGCCAGAGGAGTAGGAATCCGGTTGCGTGCGGCCCGGCACGCACGCCAGCTCACGCTCAAAGAGGTGGCCCAGGCAACGGGTCTGTGCGTATCCACCCTCTCCCGGCTTGAGTCAGGCAAGCGGCAGGCCAGCCTGGCGCTGGTTGTACCCCTGGTTGACCTCTACCAGATCTCACTGGACGCCCTCATCGACGAGCATCCCAGCGAGCGCCCACGCATGTCCCTGCCCGTCGTCGTCCAGCGGCGCGACAGCATCGTCCTGCCACTGACGCAGGCGGCCAGGGGGCAGCGGTGCTCAAAGATGCTGCTTCCTGCCACCCGCTGCGTGCCGCGGCTGTGCCAGCACGAAGGGACCGAGTGGCTGTGCGTGCTCTCCGGGCGGCTCCGGCTGGTAGTAGGAGATCAGGACCTGCTGCTGGAGGCCGGGGAGTCTGCCGAGTTCGACACGCGACTTCCCCACTGGTTCGGCACCGACGGTCGGGGGCCGGTGGAGATACTGAGTATGCCGGGACGCCAGGGCAGGCACCGGCGGGTAGCCGCACCCGCTAGCGCCCCGTACGCCTCAGCGCCGCACAGCCCGAGCCGCACGCCCGCAGACCCACAGCCCGAGCCCGTAGAGGGTATGAGCACGTAG
- a CDS encoding ABC transporter substrate-binding protein, with the protein MRRRTLLLALPVSAVLAGCGVSSRAGSGATSSASPAVTAAGAQETTSAGGFTVTDVVGRQVTFDSQPTRVVMSESRQAYSLAFLNKTNPIDKVVAWGKDLQKAAPDFYEKLLEVAPAAADIPTIGSFKAGDLTVESLISHQSDVVVLTLDSYNEGVQGGFISKMEDHGLRYVVTDFRRDPVKNTEPSVKLLGEIMDCREAASKFLDFYAKQVDPVVKTAQTLTSRPTTFLWRGPGLNDPCSTFSTANLGAVVTAAGGTNIADDLLPGEEGVLTPEQVIASNPQNIIATGGEWGKQKLKDTASTSYVHLGYQADEASARASLEQLQDQPGFDQLTAFADRRVYGVYHQFYDAPYNFVAYMAFAKWQSPEAFADLDPQSAWEEFHKSFMPWEAQGVFIVAI; encoded by the coding sequence ATGCGACGTCGAACTCTTCTCCTGGCCCTTCCCGTCTCTGCCGTACTGGCTGGCTGCGGAGTCTCCTCCCGAGCCGGGTCGGGCGCGACCAGCTCTGCCAGCCCAGCAGTAACCGCTGCCGGGGCGCAGGAGACCACTAGCGCGGGAGGCTTCACCGTCACTGACGTCGTGGGGCGGCAGGTCACCTTTGACTCCCAGCCCACCAGGGTGGTGATGAGCGAGTCCCGTCAGGCCTACTCCCTGGCCTTCCTCAACAAGACCAACCCCATCGACAAGGTGGTCGCCTGGGGCAAGGACCTGCAGAAGGCGGCACCCGACTTCTACGAGAAGCTGCTGGAGGTGGCGCCAGCCGCCGCCGATATCCCCACTATCGGCTCCTTCAAGGCCGGTGACCTCACCGTGGAGTCGCTCATCAGTCACCAGTCCGACGTCGTCGTGCTCACCCTGGACTCCTACAACGAGGGCGTGCAGGGTGGCTTCATCAGCAAGATGGAGGACCACGGGCTGCGCTACGTCGTCACCGACTTCCGGCGCGACCCGGTGAAGAACACCGAGCCCTCGGTCAAGCTCCTGGGCGAGATCATGGACTGCCGTGAGGCGGCCAGCAAGTTCCTGGACTTCTACGCCAAGCAGGTAGACCCGGTGGTGAAGACGGCCCAGACCCTGACCTCCAGGCCCACGACCTTCCTGTGGCGGGGGCCCGGCCTCAACGACCCGTGCTCCACCTTCTCCACCGCCAACCTGGGTGCGGTGGTCACGGCTGCGGGCGGCACCAACATCGCCGATGACCTGCTGCCCGGGGAGGAGGGCGTGCTCACCCCCGAGCAGGTCATCGCCTCCAACCCACAGAACATCATCGCCACCGGTGGAGAGTGGGGTAAGCAGAAGCTTAAGGACACCGCTAGCACCAGCTACGTCCACCTGGGCTACCAGGCTGACGAGGCCTCCGCCAGGGCCAGCCTGGAGCAGCTCCAGGACCAGCCGGGCTTCGACCAGCTCACCGCCTTCGCGGACCGGCGCGTCTACGGCGTCTACCACCAGTTCTACGACGCCCCGTACAACTTCGTGGCCTACATGGCCTTCGCCAAGTGGCAGAGCCCGGAGGCCTTCGCTGACCTGGACCCCCAGAGCGCCTGGGAGGAGTTCCACAAGAGCTTCATGCCTTGGGAGGCCCAGGGCGTCTTCATCGTCGCCATCTGA